The Streptomyces sp. NBC_00659 genomic interval CGCTCGGAGCGCCTGCCCGGCTGGCTGCTGCCCGTCGTCGGCGGACTCGTCTTCGCCGTGCTCACCGCCGTCTGGCTGACATCCGCCTTCTGGTTCTTCCGTACGTTCGGAGTGACGACATGACCGACCGCTCGACGCGGCGCACCGTGATCCTCGCCGCGGGGGCGTCCGCGCTGCTCGCGGGGTGCAGCGAGTACGGCGACAAGAACAGCTCCCCGGACGAGTCGCCGAAGGCGTCCAGCGGACAGCAGCTCGCCACGACGAGTGACATCCCGGTCGGCGGAGGCACGATCTTCAAGGACCAGAAGGTCGTGGTCACCCAGCCGGCGAAGGGCGACTTCAAGGCCTTCTCGGCGATCTGTACGCACGCGGGCTGCACGGTGAACAAGGTCGCGGACGGCACCATCGACTGCCCTTGCCACGGAAGCAAGTTCAGTGTCGAGGACGGGGCGGTGAAGGCCGGCCCCGCGCCGCGTCCGCTGCCCGCGGAGAAGATCACGGTGGAGGGAAACTCGATCCGCCTGGCGTGAGACGGCCCGTAGGCTCCGGACATGCGCTCCGAAGCCCCCGTACCCCACGCGGCCCCGACAGGTCCGCCGGCCCCGGCACAGCCTGCGTCCTCCGCTCTCGCGGGGTCGCCCGTGCCGTCCGGCTCGCCCGCCCCGGCGGTACCGGAGGCCGGGATCCCGCTGGTGCGGGACCACACGGTCTACTCCTGTGTGATGGGGTCACGCGCCTTCGGGCTGGCCACGGACGGCAGTGACACGGACCTCCGGGGCGTCTTCCTCGCCCCGACCGCGCTGTTCTGGCGGTTCGAGAAACCTCCGACCCATGTCGAGGGCCCGGCGCCGGAGCAGTTCAGCTGGGAACTGGAGCGGTTCTGCTCGCTCGCGCTGCGCGCCAACCCGAACATCCTGGAGTGCCTGCACTCCCCGCTCGTCGCGTACGTGGACGACACCGGCCGCGAACTCCTCGACCTGCGCCAGGCTTTCCTCTCCCGTCAGGCGCACGAGACGTTCACCCGCTACGCCCTGGGCCAGCGCAAGAAGCTGGAGGCCGACGTCCGTACGCACGGCGCCCCGCGCTGGAAGCACGCCATGCATCTGCTGCGCCTGCTCATGAGTGCGCGCGATCTGCTGCGCACCGGCGCCCTGACGATCGAGGTCGGGGAGGAGCGCGAGCCGCTGCTGGCGGTGAAGCGGGGCGAGGTGCCCTGGAGCGAGGTCGAGCGCTGGATGCTCCGGCTGGCCACGGAGGCCGACGAGGCGGCCGTCGGCAGCCCGCTCCCGCCCGAGCCCGACACCGCGCGCGTCGAGGACTTCCTGATCCGGGTCCGGCGGGCCTCAGTGCTCCGGGAGACCGCCGGAGACCGTTAGTCCTCCCGGGACCACGTCCTGGCCTCCCCCGAACCCGTCCAGCCGGACCCTGACCACGAAGGCCTGCAGAGCGTCGTACGCGGAGGCGGCGTCCGGCAGTTCGGAGGCCTCCTGTGCCTCGTCGAGGAGTACGTGCAGCCGCTCCACGTCCTCCTCCACACGGGCGCGCGGGATGTCCGCGGGCCCGTGTTCCCGTTCCGCCTTCGCGGCGATCAGGTCCGCGAGATACGCGGGAGAGGCGATCTGCCCGGCCAGCGTGGGCAGATCGGCCTGCACCTCCCCGCTGCGCATGAGGTGGATGCCGGTGAGCAGCACACGGAACGTGTAGAGCAGCGGCTTGAGTTCGCCGCTCTTCTCGAAGAGCCGCCACTGTGTGGCCGCGAACCCCCGGTAGTGGTGGGCGTGGTGACGGGTGACGACATCGGGGGCGAGCGAGATCAGCTCACGGTGTTCGTCGCTCGTGCGCACGACCAGCGGCGACAGGAGCTGCTCCAGCACATAGCCGTTGCGCCGCAGCATGAGGCGTACGAACTTGCGCAGGTCGTGGGTGACCAGGTCCATCTCGGTCCCGTCCCGGAACCACATGCGCGACCGGGTCTCCTCCGGCTCGCCCAGCCCGACGAGGGCGGCCGTCGGCAGCACATGGACACCGCGCAGGTCGACGTCGGAGTCGCGGGACGGGAAACCGTACAGGTGCGCTCCGGAGACGGTCGCGAAGAGCACGGGGTCGGGCTGTTCGCCCACCACGCTCGCGAGGTCGGCGCCGGGA includes:
- a CDS encoding nucleotidyltransferase domain-containing protein translates to MTDVLGPGADLASVVGEQPDPVLFATVSGAHLYGFPSRDSDVDLRGVHVLPTAALVGLGEPEETRSRMWFRDGTEMDLVTHDLRKFVRLMLRRNGYVLEQLLSPLVVRTSDEHRELISLAPDVVTRHHAHHYRGFAATQWRLFEKSGELKPLLYTFRVLLTGIHLMRSGEVQADLPTLAGQIASPAYLADLIAAKAEREHGPADIPRARVEEDVERLHVLLDEAQEASELPDAASAYDALQAFVVRVRLDGFGGGQDVVPGGLTVSGGLPEH
- a CDS encoding nucleotidyltransferase domain-containing protein, which encodes MRSEAPVPHAAPTGPPAPAQPASSALAGSPVPSGSPAPAVPEAGIPLVRDHTVYSCVMGSRAFGLATDGSDTDLRGVFLAPTALFWRFEKPPTHVEGPAPEQFSWELERFCSLALRANPNILECLHSPLVAYVDDTGRELLDLRQAFLSRQAHETFTRYALGQRKKLEADVRTHGAPRWKHAMHLLRLLMSARDLLRTGALTIEVGEEREPLLAVKRGEVPWSEVERWMLRLATEADEAAVGSPLPPEPDTARVEDFLIRVRRASVLRETAGDR
- a CDS encoding Rieske (2Fe-2S) protein — its product is MTDRSTRRTVILAAGASALLAGCSEYGDKNSSPDESPKASSGQQLATTSDIPVGGGTIFKDQKVVVTQPAKGDFKAFSAICTHAGCTVNKVADGTIDCPCHGSKFSVEDGAVKAGPAPRPLPAEKITVEGNSIRLA